In Clostridium sp., one DNA window encodes the following:
- a CDS encoding HAD-IIA family hydrolase, which produces MADRTQDILKKVKCFILDLDGTVYLGDKILEGSMEFLEELTKNDIEFKFFTNNSSKNSQFYVNKIRKMGYELTDDMMLTSNQVIINYIKQNMADRRIFVLGNEYLKADFREAGINPDGDDAEVVVAGFDTSLVYENISRACEFIRNGAVFLGVNPDFNCPTENGFIPDCGSICAMITASTGRVPEFFGKPSRHTLKYILEDTGFKEEEIAFVGDRLYTDIAIGKGNNSVTILVLSGEAKLHDLDDSEIQPTLVFSSLGDVKDVLRQIYK; this is translated from the coding sequence ATGGCAGACAGGACGCAAGATATTTTGAAAAAGGTAAAATGCTTTATCCTCGATCTTGATGGAACTGTTTATCTCGGAGATAAAATACTGGAAGGTTCCATGGAATTTCTTGAAGAACTGACGAAAAACGATATCGAGTTCAAGTTTTTCACGAATAATTCTTCTAAAAATTCACAATTTTATGTAAACAAGATCAGGAAAATGGGGTATGAGCTAACGGACGACATGATGCTCACTTCAAATCAGGTAATAATAAATTATATAAAACAGAACATGGCGGACAGGAGGATATTTGTCCTTGGCAATGAATACCTGAAAGCCGATTTCAGGGAGGCAGGAATAAATCCCGATGGAGATGATGCAGAGGTGGTTGTTGCGGGATTTGACACATCACTTGTATATGAAAATATATCCAGGGCCTGTGAATTTATAAGAAATGGAGCTGTATTTCTTGGAGTGAATCCCGACTTCAACTGCCCTACTGAAAATGGTTTTATACCGGACTGCGGTTCCATATGTGCAATGATTACAGCTTCAACAGGAAGAGTTCCTGAATTTTTCGGAAAGCCCTCCCGTCATACCTTGAAATATATTCTTGAAGACACAGGATTCAAGGAAGAGGAAATTGCCTTTGTAGGAGACAGGCTTTACACCGACATAGCCATAGGGAAGGGAAACAATTCTGTAACCATCCTTGTATTGTCGGGTGAAGCAAAGCTTCATGATCTGGATGATTCTGAAATACAGCCTACGCTTGTTTTCAGTTCACTGGGTGATGTGAAAGATGTATTGAGACAAATTTATAAGTAA
- a CDS encoding 2-hydroxyacid dehydrogenase, producing MKIVVVGDTLVSSDYMAEQAKLLLPGRQKEIIKYDWEMTSKEKFQQVMLNIEKNGPYAEAVPEDIEKAIVEDADIFIGHFCPLSGEILKKCRKLKLIGTCRGGVEHIDVDTATKMNIPVIHVIRNAEPVAEFAIGLMIAESRNIARSYLGIKNGIWKKKFPNSKYTSCLKDKKVGILGLGYIGKLVAKKLTELGVEVIGHDPYVSQDMLDSQGIKVKLVPLDQLFSQSDIVSLHIRFTEETKNFVDMKLLSKMKPSSYLINTARAGILDHDSIVKVLQENRIAGAAIDVFWDEPIKKEDPILELDNLTMTSHIAGDTVDAISKAPRLLINVMNEFFNEGKMDMLVNKSTAEYLNI from the coding sequence ATGAAAATTGTGGTTGTAGGGGATACTCTGGTAAGTTCGGACTATATGGCAGAACAAGCCAAACTGCTTTTGCCCGGCAGGCAAAAAGAAATTATAAAATATGACTGGGAAATGACTTCAAAAGAAAAGTTCCAGCAAGTGATGTTGAATATAGAAAAAAATGGACCATATGCTGAAGCAGTTCCTGAAGATATTGAAAAAGCTATTGTTGAAGATGCAGATATATTTATAGGGCATTTTTGTCCTCTTTCTGGTGAAATCCTGAAAAAGTGTAGAAAGCTTAAACTGATAGGAACCTGCAGGGGAGGTGTTGAGCACATAGATGTAGACACTGCTACAAAAATGAATATCCCTGTTATACATGTAATTAGAAATGCTGAACCTGTAGCTGAATTTGCAATAGGACTTATGATTGCTGAATCTAGAAATATAGCAAGGAGCTATCTGGGAATAAAAAATGGAATCTGGAAAAAAAAATTCCCAAACAGTAAATATACTTCCTGTCTTAAGGACAAAAAGGTTGGAATTCTTGGCTTGGGCTATATAGGGAAACTGGTTGCCAAAAAGTTGACAGAACTTGGCGTGGAAGTAATAGGGCATGATCCATATGTATCCCAGGATATGTTGGATTCTCAAGGAATTAAAGTAAAATTGGTGCCTTTGGATCAATTGTTCAGTCAATCTGACATAGTATCCCTTCATATCAGATTTACAGAGGAAACAAAAAATTTTGTTGACATGAAACTCCTTTCTAAAATGAAGCCAAGTTCTTATCTGATTAATACAGCCAGGGCAGGAATACTTGACCATGATTCCATAGTAAAAGTACTTCAGGAAAATAGAATAGCTGGAGCTGCAATAGATGTGTTCTGGGATGAACCTATCAAAAAAGAAGATCCAATATTAGAGCTGGATAATTTGACCATGACGTCCCATATAGCAGGGGATACTGTAGACGCAATATCTAAAGCACCAAGACTTCTTATAAATGTTATGAATGAATTTTTTAATGAAGGCAAAATGGACATGTTAGTAAATAAAAGTACGGCAGAATATTTAAATATATAG